From the genome of Parazoarcus communis, one region includes:
- a CDS encoding homoserine kinase, translating to MSVFTPVPEAVLSQWLKNYAIGRLTELKGISAGVQNSNFFVTTTLGRYVLTLFEGIGRAELPYYLHLMAHLARHGLPVPAPIANRDNEYLGTIKDKPAALVMRLSGASVMAPDEHHCTRVGAMLAGLHLAGMSYGRRQPNPRGPAWRTQTAARVHAYLPEAEQALLDREIAFQATIDTDALPAGAIHADLFRDNILWDGEVIGGVIDFYFAGNDTLLFDVAVTLNDWCSLDDGSLDPVRSDAFLHAYHAERPFSDAERAAWPAMLRAAALRFWLSRAEDFHLPREGEMVLVKDPDEYRDILRQRIAWSPALPAV from the coding sequence ATGTCTGTTTTCACCCCCGTGCCCGAAGCCGTGCTTTCACAGTGGCTGAAGAACTACGCCATCGGCCGTCTTACCGAGCTCAAGGGCATCTCAGCCGGCGTGCAGAACAGCAACTTCTTTGTCACCACCACGCTTGGCCGTTATGTACTGACGCTGTTCGAGGGTATTGGCCGGGCAGAACTGCCGTACTACCTGCACCTGATGGCCCACCTCGCCCGTCACGGGTTGCCGGTGCCGGCGCCGATTGCCAATCGGGACAACGAGTACCTTGGCACCATCAAGGACAAGCCCGCGGCGCTGGTCATGCGACTGTCCGGCGCCTCGGTGATGGCGCCGGACGAGCACCACTGCACGCGCGTCGGTGCCATGCTCGCCGGCCTGCATCTGGCCGGCATGTCCTACGGCCGGCGCCAGCCGAATCCCCGCGGCCCGGCCTGGCGCACCCAGACCGCAGCGCGGGTGCACGCCTACCTTCCCGAGGCCGAGCAGGCGCTGCTCGACCGCGAAATTGCGTTCCAGGCCACCATCGATACCGATGCACTCCCGGCAGGAGCCATTCACGCCGACCTGTTTCGTGACAATATCCTGTGGGACGGCGAAGTCATCGGTGGTGTCATCGACTTTTACTTCGCCGGCAATGACACCCTGCTGTTCGACGTCGCAGTCACGCTGAACGACTGGTGCTCGCTTGACGACGGCAGCCTGGACCCGGTTCGCAGTGATGCGTTTCTGCACGCCTATCACGCCGAGCGCCCATTCTCCGACGCCGAGCGCGCCGCCTGGCCGGCCATGCTGCGGGCCGCTGCTCTGCGTTTCTGGCTATCGCGGGCGGAGGATTTCCACCTGCCGCGCGAGGGCGAAATGGTGCTGGTAAAGGATCCGGACGAATACCGCGACATTCTGCGGCAACGCATCGCCTGGTCACCCGCCTTGCCCGCGGTTTGA
- the rlmH gene encoding 23S rRNA (pseudouridine(1915)-N(3))-methyltransferase RlmH yields MKLLVVAVGHRMPSWVEAGFDEFARRMPRELPLQLVEIKAEPRTSGKTVEAMMAAEATRLEAALPARCRRVILDERGADLSSLALARRLEDWQGEGQDVALIVGGPDGLSPAFKATAAESVRLSSLTLPHALVRPLLAEALYRAWSITRNHPYHRE; encoded by the coding sequence ATGAAGTTGCTCGTCGTTGCCGTCGGCCACCGCATGCCCTCTTGGGTGGAGGCCGGTTTCGACGAGTTCGCGCGCCGCATGCCGCGCGAACTGCCGCTGCAACTGGTCGAAATCAAGGCAGAACCGCGCACGTCGGGCAAGACGGTCGAGGCCATGATGGCCGCCGAAGCGACACGGCTTGAGGCCGCACTGCCCGCGCGCTGCCGCAGGGTCATCCTCGACGAACGCGGTGCAGACCTCAGCAGCCTGGCGCTGGCCCGTCGGCTGGAAGACTGGCAGGGCGAAGGCCAGGACGTGGCGCTGATTGTGGGCGGGCCGGACGGCCTGTCTCCGGCCTTCAAGGCGACCGCAGCCGAATCCGTGCGCCTGTCCAGTCTCACCCTGCCCCACGCGCTGGTGCGCCCCCTTCTGGCTGAAGCCCTTTACCGGGCCTGGAGCATCACCCGGAATCATCCTTATCATCGCGAATGA
- a CDS encoding BPSS1780 family membrane protein: MQANQLPMQRGWGWLRDGLTLWLRSPALLSFLAFGYLLVLLVISIFPLIGQPAASLLMPILSLGVLNGYRAVAAGRKVGPDVLFSGFKSNVQSLVTIGGIYLIASVLVLALTALADGGGLFAVMTGGNVDDAAITDSSLPLAMLLAVALSTPVVMAYWFAPVLAGWWNITAPKAMFFSFHACLRNWRPFLAYAIGLMIFGAFIPGIVIGVIGLLSPTLATILTVPLPLILIPVVFASFFTSARDVFGLPDEVIIAK, translated from the coding sequence ATGCAAGCGAATCAACTTCCCATGCAGCGCGGCTGGGGCTGGCTGCGCGACGGCCTGACGCTCTGGCTTCGCAGCCCTGCCCTGCTGAGCTTTCTCGCATTCGGCTATCTGCTGGTGCTGCTGGTGATCAGCATTTTTCCGCTCATCGGCCAGCCCGCCGCTTCGCTGCTGATGCCGATCCTGTCACTCGGCGTGCTCAACGGGTACCGCGCCGTCGCGGCCGGGCGCAAGGTCGGCCCGGACGTCCTGTTCTCAGGCTTCAAGAGCAACGTGCAGAGCCTGGTCACCATCGGCGGCATCTATCTCATCGCCAGCGTACTGGTGCTGGCGCTGACTGCGCTGGCCGATGGCGGCGGCCTGTTCGCCGTGATGACAGGGGGAAACGTGGATGACGCAGCCATCACCGACTCATCACTGCCGCTCGCCATGCTGCTTGCCGTCGCCCTGTCCACACCGGTGGTCATGGCCTACTGGTTTGCGCCTGTGCTGGCAGGCTGGTGGAACATCACCGCGCCCAAGGCGATGTTCTTCAGCTTCCATGCCTGCCTGCGCAACTGGCGCCCGTTTCTCGCCTATGCCATCGGCCTGATGATCTTCGGCGCGTTCATACCCGGCATCGTGATCGGGGTGATCGGGCTGCTGTCTCCGACGCTCGCAACCATCCTCACCGTGCCCTTGCCGCTGATTCTGATTCCAGTCGTTTTTGCCAGCTTCTTCACCTCGGCGCGCGATGTGTTTGGCCTGCCTGACGAGGTCATCATTGCCAAGTAG
- the rsfS gene encoding ribosome silencing factor gives MNTSQLEKLVVAALEDIKAQNIEVINTAKLTAQFERIVVASGESNRQTRALARNVQNKVKEAGGEVIGVEGEETGEWVLVDLGDVVVHIMQPAIRSHYNIEELWATTPAARRKAAEAARSGE, from the coding sequence ATGAACACATCCCAGCTGGAAAAGCTCGTCGTTGCCGCGCTCGAAGACATCAAGGCGCAGAACATCGAAGTCATCAATACCGCCAAGCTCACTGCCCAGTTCGAACGCATCGTCGTGGCCAGCGGCGAATCAAACCGCCAGACGCGCGCGCTCGCACGCAACGTGCAGAACAAGGTCAAGGAAGCGGGCGGCGAAGTCATCGGCGTCGAGGGCGAGGAAACTGGCGAATGGGTGCTGGTCGATCTGGGCGACGTTGTCGTCCACATCATGCAGCCCGCCATTCGCAGCCACTACAACATCGAAGAACTGTGGGCCACCACGCCCGCTGCAAGACGCAAGGCCGCCGAGGCCGCACGCAGCGGGGAATAA
- a CDS encoding Maf family protein has protein sequence MSAIPPRIYLASKSPRRRELLRQIGVQFDVMTFRGGERGEDADVDETPLPDEDVERYVERLALTKAEAGMRRVMWRKMTRHPVLAADTTLELDGEIIGKPESAEDARAILQRLSGRTHRVLTAIAVTDGVRTRSRISSSEVSFRELSEADIRHYVASGEPMDKAGAYGIQGRAAMFIREIHGSYSGIMGLPLFETAELLEVFGYPL, from the coding sequence ATGTCCGCCATCCCGCCCCGCATCTACCTCGCGTCGAAAAGTCCGCGCCGTCGCGAACTGTTGCGACAGATCGGCGTGCAGTTCGACGTCATGACCTTTCGCGGTGGCGAGCGCGGCGAGGACGCCGACGTCGACGAGACACCGCTCCCTGACGAAGATGTCGAACGCTACGTCGAACGCCTGGCGCTGACCAAGGCAGAGGCCGGCATGCGTCGGGTGATGTGGCGCAAGATGACGCGACATCCGGTGCTCGCCGCCGACACCACGCTTGAACTCGACGGCGAGATCATCGGCAAGCCGGAGAGCGCGGAAGACGCCCGCGCCATCCTCCAGCGCCTGTCCGGGCGCACCCACCGCGTGCTCACCGCGATTGCCGTCACCGACGGCGTGCGCACACGCAGCCGCATCTCCAGCAGCGAGGTGAGCTTCCGGGAACTCTCCGAAGCCGACATCCGTCATTACGTGGCGAGCGGGGAGCCCATGGACAAGGCCGGCGCATACGGCATCCAGGGCCGGGCAGCGATGTTCATCCGCGAGATCCACGGCAGCTACTCCGGCATCATGGGGCTGCCGCTGTTCGAAACTGCCGAGCTGCTGGAAGTCTTCGGTTACCCTCTGTAA
- the rng gene encoding ribonuclease G, whose protein sequence is MSIEFLINFTPQETRVAIVEQGVVQELHVERTASRGIVGNVYLGKVVRVLPGMQSAFIEIGLERTAFLHVADIWSERQHGEAAKPIEKILNEGQSLLVQVLKDPIGTKGARLSTQVSLAGRLLVYLPQEKHIGISQRIEDESEREQLRERLTRLVPDDEPGGFIVRTMAESASDEELAADIAYLRKLWSEIRNTTVGAFPPRLLHEDLGLGQRVLRDLVNEETTRIRVDSRENFQKLTAFAAEYSPKVLPLLEHYTGERPLFDIFNVEEEIQKALARRVDLKSGGYLIIDQTEAMTTVDVNTGGFVGARNFDDTIFKTNLEATQTIARQLRLRNLGGIIIIDFIDMENVEHREMVLDEFRKALARDHTKMSINGFTALGLVEMTRKRTRESLAHLLCESCPTCGGRGEVKTARTACYEILRELLREARQFNAKEFRVLAAPNVIDLFLDEESQSLAMLSDFIGKKVSLHPEASYTQEQFDIVLL, encoded by the coding sequence ATGAGCATCGAATTCCTGATCAACTTCACCCCTCAGGAGACGCGGGTCGCAATCGTCGAGCAGGGCGTGGTCCAGGAGTTACACGTCGAGCGTACGGCCAGCCGCGGCATCGTCGGTAACGTCTACCTGGGCAAGGTGGTACGCGTGCTGCCGGGCATGCAGTCCGCCTTCATCGAGATCGGCCTCGAGCGCACCGCCTTCCTCCACGTTGCCGACATCTGGAGCGAGCGCCAGCATGGCGAAGCGGCCAAGCCGATCGAGAAGATCCTGAACGAGGGTCAGAGCCTGCTGGTCCAGGTCCTGAAAGATCCGATCGGCACCAAGGGCGCACGCCTTTCGACTCAGGTGAGCCTGGCCGGGCGCCTGCTCGTGTATCTGCCGCAGGAAAAGCATATCGGCATCTCGCAGCGGATCGAGGACGAATCCGAGCGCGAACAGTTGCGTGAACGCCTGACCCGCCTCGTCCCCGACGACGAGCCCGGCGGTTTCATCGTGCGCACCATGGCGGAATCCGCCAGCGACGAAGAGCTTGCCGCCGACATCGCTTACCTGCGCAAGCTGTGGAGCGAGATCCGCAACACGACCGTCGGCGCCTTCCCGCCGCGACTGCTGCATGAAGACCTCGGCCTCGGACAGCGGGTGCTGCGCGACCTGGTCAACGAAGAGACCACGCGTATCCGTGTCGACTCGCGGGAGAACTTCCAGAAGCTCACCGCCTTTGCCGCAGAGTATTCGCCCAAGGTGCTGCCGCTGCTTGAGCACTACACCGGCGAGCGACCGCTGTTCGACATCTTCAATGTCGAAGAGGAAATCCAGAAGGCGCTTGCGCGCCGGGTCGACCTCAAGTCGGGCGGCTACCTCATCATCGACCAGACCGAGGCGATGACCACGGTCGACGTGAACACCGGCGGCTTCGTCGGTGCGCGCAACTTCGACGACACCATCTTCAAGACCAACCTTGAAGCCACGCAGACCATTGCGCGCCAGCTCAGGCTGCGCAACCTCGGCGGCATCATCATCATCGACTTCATCGACATGGAGAACGTCGAACACCGCGAGATGGTGCTCGACGAGTTCCGCAAGGCGCTCGCCCGCGACCACACCAAGATGAGCATCAACGGCTTTACCGCGCTCGGTCTGGTCGAGATGACGCGCAAGCGCACCCGCGAGTCACTCGCACACCTGCTGTGCGAGTCCTGCCCGACCTGTGGCGGCCGCGGTGAAGTGAAGACCGCGCGCACGGCCTGCTACGAGATCCTGCGCGAACTGCTGCGCGAGGCACGCCAGTTCAACGCGAAGGAATTCCGCGTCCTTGCCGCACCCAATGTGATCGACCTGTTCCTCGACGAAGAGAGCCAGTCGCTGGCGATGCTGTCCGACTTCATCGGCAAGAAGGTCTCGCTCCACCCCGAGGCGAGCTACACCCAGGAACAATTCGACATCGTGCTGCTGTGA
- the nadD gene encoding nicotinate-nucleotide adenylyltransferase — protein MPSSSARPGPLGLLGGTFDPIHLAHLRLAEEACEALALDKVRLIPAGQPPHRGEPGSTPDDRLHMARLAVSGNPRLEVDDGEVRSPRKSYTVLTLERLRAEVGPEQPLVLILGADAFQGLPTWHRWTELFELTHIAVANRPGYAPHGRRWPGALSPELDEACRQRQITDPARLRERSCGYVIPFDMTPLAISASLIRDLVRTGTSPRYLLPDSVLDYIGLHHLYDNHE, from the coding sequence TTGCCAAGTAGTAGCGCCCGACCTGGCCCGCTCGGTCTGCTGGGAGGGACTTTCGACCCCATCCATCTGGCCCACCTTCGGCTCGCCGAAGAGGCGTGCGAAGCGCTCGCACTGGACAAGGTCAGGCTGATCCCCGCAGGTCAGCCACCGCACCGCGGCGAACCGGGCTCGACACCCGACGACCGCCTGCACATGGCACGCCTTGCGGTGAGCGGAAACCCCCGCCTGGAGGTCGACGACGGCGAGGTCCGTTCGCCTCGAAAAAGCTACACGGTGCTCACCCTGGAACGCTTGCGTGCAGAAGTGGGCCCCGAGCAGCCGCTGGTGCTGATACTTGGCGCCGATGCCTTCCAGGGCCTTCCGACATGGCACCGCTGGACTGAGCTGTTCGAGCTCACCCACATCGCCGTTGCCAACCGCCCGGGCTACGCACCCCACGGCCGACGCTGGCCGGGCGCCCTGTCACCCGAACTCGACGAGGCCTGCCGGCAGCGCCAGATCACCGATCCCGCGCGCCTGCGCGAGCGCAGTTGCGGTTACGTGATCCCGTTCGACATGACGCCCCTGGCCATTTCTGCTTCACTCATCCGCGACCTGGTCCGTACCGGTACCAGTCCGCGCTATTTGCTGCCCGATTCCGTTCTCGACTATATTGGGCTGCATCACCTTTACGATAATCACGAATGA
- a CDS encoding TIGR00730 family Rossman fold protein has protein sequence MTAKEKLSRSAPDSAAPRFNARESWRIFGIMAEFVEATERLNAIRPAVSIFGSARIPPDHSYYVLTERISRLLSDAGFAVISGGGPGIMEAANKGAYFGKSPSVGLNIQLPMEQKANPYQDISQTFQHFFARKFMFVKFASAYVVLPGGFGTLDELLEAMTLIQTRKSRGIPIILVHGAFWKGLIDWFRDRLVSEGMIKAEDLDLIQIIDSPEEVVEAIFKHYETRGFMPLPEEHELMLNL, from the coding sequence ATGACCGCAAAAGAGAAACTCTCCCGCAGTGCGCCGGACAGTGCCGCGCCGCGCTTCAATGCGCGCGAGTCCTGGCGAATCTTCGGAATTATGGCAGAGTTCGTCGAAGCCACCGAGCGTCTGAATGCCATTCGTCCGGCGGTATCGATCTTCGGCAGCGCCCGCATTCCGCCCGATCACAGCTATTACGTTCTCACCGAGCGCATTTCCCGCCTGCTGTCGGACGCCGGCTTTGCCGTGATCTCGGGCGGCGGCCCGGGCATCATGGAAGCGGCCAACAAGGGGGCCTATTTTGGCAAGAGCCCTTCGGTCGGCCTCAACATCCAGTTGCCGATGGAGCAGAAGGCCAACCCGTATCAGGACATCTCACAGACCTTCCAGCACTTCTTCGCACGCAAGTTCATGTTCGTGAAGTTTGCCAGCGCCTACGTCGTCCTGCCGGGTGGCTTCGGCACGCTCGATGAACTGCTCGAAGCCATGACCCTGATCCAGACGCGCAAGAGCCGGGGCATTCCGATCATCCTGGTCCACGGCGCCTTCTGGAAAGGCCTGATCGACTGGTTCCGCGACCGCTTGGTCAGTGAGGGCATGATCAAGGCGGAAGACCTCGACCTGATCCAGATCATCGACAGTCCAGAGGAGGTCGTCGAGGCCATCTTCAAGCACTACGAAACACGCGGTTTCATGCCGCTGCCCGAAGAGCACGAACTGATGCTCAACCTTTAA
- a CDS encoding DUF2782 domain-containing protein, producing MRRTLIALLLAVSMPVLAQQPPKLEPLPEPPPPPPGMTDIEEPQVTIVKRGEDTVSEYRIRGKLYMVKVTPPHGVPYYLVDREGNGDMVRASEPALSVPMWVIKSW from the coding sequence ATGCGCCGTACCCTTATTGCCCTGCTGCTGGCCGTTTCCATGCCAGTGCTGGCACAGCAGCCCCCAAAGCTCGAACCGCTCCCCGAACCGCCTCCGCCGCCGCCGGGCATGACCGATATCGAAGAGCCCCAGGTCACCATCGTCAAGCGCGGCGAGGACACCGTCTCCGAGTACCGCATTCGCGGCAAGCTCTACATGGTCAAGGTCACCCCGCCCCACGGCGTGCCCTATTACCTGGTCGACCGCGAAGGCAATGGCGATATGGTTCGCGCCAGCGAACCTGCGCTGTCCGTACCGATGTGGGTCATCAAGTCCTGGTGA
- a CDS encoding DNA-deoxyinosine glycosylase, translating into MSTTPGLAVCSFAPVCRCDARVLILGSMPGEASLAAGEYYAHPRNAFWPIMGALFGAAPEQPYPVRLERLLDAGIALWDVIGRCRRSGSLDSAIAADSIEPNDLAGLFSACPRLNHVFFNGSAAETAFRRHVHLPHGERSIHVLRLPSTSPAHAALNFSDKLAAWQAVRNATLTAAHAA; encoded by the coding sequence GTGAGCACCACCCCCGGCCTGGCGGTCTGCAGCTTTGCTCCGGTCTGTCGCTGCGATGCGCGAGTGCTGATCCTCGGCAGCATGCCGGGCGAGGCCTCGCTCGCTGCCGGAGAGTATTACGCCCACCCCCGCAACGCCTTCTGGCCAATCATGGGCGCACTGTTCGGAGCCGCACCGGAGCAGCCCTACCCCGTGCGCCTCGAACGCCTGCTCGATGCGGGCATCGCGCTGTGGGATGTGATCGGGCGGTGCAGACGCAGCGGCAGTCTCGACAGCGCCATCGCGGCAGACAGCATCGAGCCCAACGACCTCGCGGGGCTGTTCTCCGCCTGCCCGCGACTGAATCACGTGTTCTTCAACGGCAGCGCAGCTGAAACGGCCTTTCGCCGTCACGTGCATCTTCCGCACGGGGAGCGCAGCATTCACGTGCTGCGGCTGCCATCGACCAGTCCTGCGCACGCAGCACTCAATTTCAGTGACAAGCTTGCCGCCTGGCAGGCTGTACGCAACGCCACGCTCACCGCTGCCCACGCGGCCTGA
- a CDS encoding BPSS1780 family membrane protein: MPATPPSRHYHPLPQPGTVTPAHALQWVATGWRLFLRKPGVWMVQTLIFILVIAALGFVPLIGWAAAPVALPVLVAGLVAGADALARGEALRVDHLFDGLRLHAGNLLLVGGFHLLGALIAALIAAAIGGSAMFTGSMMGAFGGMGVAAGGMMLGVLVFSVLWGLLMMALWFAPALVMLHDVAPLDAMKLSAQACFQNLLTFVVLAVMLYILGWIAMLPAGLGVFVLIPVLAGALQAAWRDTFSPPKALPPAAHLTE, translated from the coding sequence ATGCCTGCAACGCCGCCTTCGCGCCACTACCATCCCTTGCCGCAGCCCGGCACGGTTACGCCAGCCCACGCCCTGCAGTGGGTGGCTACCGGCTGGCGCCTGTTCCTGCGCAAGCCCGGCGTATGGATGGTGCAAACACTGATCTTCATTCTCGTCATTGCCGCGCTGGGCTTCGTGCCACTCATCGGCTGGGCTGCGGCACCCGTCGCACTTCCGGTGCTGGTGGCCGGACTCGTCGCCGGAGCGGATGCGCTCGCCAGAGGGGAAGCGCTGCGGGTCGACCATCTGTTCGACGGCCTGCGCCTTCACGCAGGCAATCTGCTGCTGGTGGGCGGCTTTCATCTGCTCGGCGCACTCATCGCAGCCCTGATTGCTGCCGCGATCGGCGGGAGCGCAATGTTCACCGGCTCGATGATGGGCGCGTTTGGCGGCATGGGCGTGGCCGCGGGCGGCATGATGCTGGGCGTGCTGGTGTTTTCCGTGCTGTGGGGGCTGTTGATGATGGCCTTGTGGTTTGCCCCCGCACTGGTCATGCTGCACGACGTTGCACCACTCGACGCCATGAAGCTCTCCGCACAGGCCTGCTTCCAGAATCTGCTCACCTTCGTCGTCCTCGCCGTCATGCTGTATATCCTCGGCTGGATCGCCATGTTGCCTGCAGGACTTGGCGTCTTCGTTCTCATCCCGGTGCTGGCCGGAGCACTCCAGGCCGCCTGGCGTGATACCTTCTCGCCCCCGAAGGCGCTGCCACCCGCAGCGCATCTCACAGAATAG
- the polA gene encoding DNA polymerase I, which translates to MPTLLLVDGSSYLYRAFHALPDLRNSSGEPTGAIRGVLSMLRRLEGDYKAEYRACVFDAKGKTFRDEWYPEYKSHRPPMPDDLRAQIEPLHEAVKAEGWPLLSVEGVEADDVIGTLTRMAVERGWEVVISTGDKDLTQLVQPGVRWVNTMSEEVLDEAGVTAKFGVAPERIIDYLALVGDTVDNVPGVEKCGPKTAVKWLTEYGTLDNLISNADKVGGKVGENLRRHLDFLPLGKRLVTVATDVELPLQLEDLPARADDKVALKALYERFEFRGWLKDLGEGNQSENQIQRGQSRLIPESNDSDPFESSAEPDAHRAGYVGILDWDAFDALLVRLNAAELTAFDTETTSLDPMAARLVGMSFSTEKGEGAYLPLAHRGADAPDQLAMDEVLKKLKPWLESNAHAKVGQNLKYDAHVLLNHDIRLGGITHDTLLESYVLESDRTHDMDSLAKRHLGLTTIPYTDVCGKGAKQIGFDEVAVDRAIEYAAEDADITMRLHRKLWPQVEAAPSLAALYREIELPTLEVLLDMERTGVLIDPFLLAQHGEELGRRLMVLEGEAHALAGQPFNLGSPKQLGEILFGKLGLPVVKKTATGQPSTDEDVLTQLAEDYPLPKLLLEHRSLAKLKSTYADKLPRMVNPKTGRVHTSFSQATAVTGRLASSEPNLQNIPIRSAEGRRIRAAFIAPRDHLIVSADYSQIELRIMAHLSSDARLLEAFAQGEDVHRATAAEVFGVTPDEVSSEQRRYAKVINFGLIYGMSAHGLAKNLGIERAAAQTWIDRYFARYPGVADYMERIKAEAKDKGYVETVFGRRLYLPDIRASQAGRRQAAERAAINAPMQGTAADLIKKSMIAVHAWLAGSTLKSRLVLQVHDELVLEVPADELDIIRAELPKLMGGVADLAVPLLVEVGAGDNWDEAH; encoded by the coding sequence ATGCCCACCCTGCTGCTTGTCGACGGTTCCAGCTATCTTTACCGCGCTTTTCATGCGCTGCCCGATCTGCGCAATTCGAGCGGGGAGCCGACCGGGGCCATCCGGGGGGTGTTGTCGATGCTACGTCGGCTCGAAGGCGACTACAAGGCGGAGTACCGCGCGTGTGTGTTCGATGCCAAGGGCAAGACCTTCCGGGACGAGTGGTATCCCGAGTACAAGTCGCATCGCCCGCCGATGCCTGACGACCTGCGCGCCCAGATCGAACCGCTGCATGAGGCCGTCAAGGCCGAAGGCTGGCCGCTGCTGTCGGTTGAAGGCGTGGAGGCCGACGATGTGATCGGCACGCTGACGCGGATGGCGGTCGAGCGCGGCTGGGAGGTGGTGATCTCGACCGGCGACAAGGATCTGACGCAACTCGTGCAACCTGGCGTGCGCTGGGTGAACACCATGAGCGAGGAGGTGCTGGACGAAGCCGGCGTGACGGCCAAGTTCGGCGTCGCGCCCGAACGCATCATCGATTATCTGGCGCTGGTCGGCGACACCGTGGACAACGTGCCGGGCGTCGAGAAGTGTGGCCCGAAGACGGCGGTAAAGTGGCTGACCGAATACGGCACCCTCGACAACCTGATCAGCAACGCCGACAAGGTGGGCGGCAAGGTCGGCGAGAACCTGCGCAGGCATCTCGACTTTCTGCCGCTGGGCAAGCGCCTGGTGACGGTCGCGACCGATGTCGAGCTGCCGCTGCAGCTCGAGGACCTGCCGGCACGCGCCGACGACAAGGTCGCGCTGAAAGCACTGTACGAGCGCTTCGAGTTCCGCGGATGGCTGAAGGACCTGGGCGAAGGCAATCAAAGCGAGAATCAGATTCAAAGGGGTCAGAGTCGTTTGATCCCCGAATCAAACGACTCTGACCCCTTTGAATCTTCGGCGGAGCCGGACGCGCATCGTGCGGGCTATGTCGGCATCCTCGACTGGGACGCCTTCGACGCGTTGCTGGTCAGACTGAATGCGGCTGAGCTGACGGCCTTCGACACCGAAACCACCAGCCTCGATCCGATGGCGGCGCGCCTGGTTGGGATGTCGTTTTCCACCGAGAAGGGCGAGGGCGCCTACCTGCCGCTTGCCCATCGTGGTGCGGATGCACCCGATCAGCTGGCAATGGACGAGGTGCTGAAGAAGCTCAAGCCCTGGCTGGAGTCGAACGCGCACGCAAAGGTGGGGCAGAATCTGAAGTACGACGCGCATGTGCTGCTCAACCACGACATTCGCCTTGGCGGCATTACCCACGACACCCTGCTCGAATCCTATGTGCTCGAGAGTGACCGCACGCACGACATGGATTCGCTGGCCAAGCGTCATCTCGGACTGACCACGATTCCGTACACCGACGTATGCGGCAAGGGGGCGAAGCAGATCGGATTCGATGAGGTCGCGGTCGATCGTGCCATCGAATACGCTGCCGAGGATGCCGACATCACCATGCGCCTGCACCGCAAGCTGTGGCCGCAGGTCGAGGCTGCGCCATCACTGGCTGCACTGTATCGGGAGATCGAGCTGCCCACGCTTGAGGTGCTGCTCGACATGGAGCGTACAGGCGTTCTCATCGACCCCTTCCTGCTCGCACAGCATGGCGAGGAACTCGGCCGCAGGCTGATGGTGCTCGAAGGCGAAGCGCACGCGCTCGCCGGTCAGCCCTTCAATCTGGGCTCGCCCAAGCAACTGGGTGAAATCCTGTTCGGCAAGCTCGGTTTGCCTGTGGTCAAGAAGACGGCCACCGGCCAGCCCTCGACCGACGAGGATGTGCTCACCCAGCTCGCTGAAGACTACCCGCTGCCCAAGCTGCTTCTCGAGCATCGCAGTCTGGCCAAGCTCAAGAGCACCTACGCCGACAAGCTGCCGCGGATGGTCAATCCGAAAACCGGCCGCGTTCATACCAGCTTCTCGCAGGCGACTGCCGTCACCGGCCGCCTTGCCAGCTCGGAACCGAACCTGCAGAACATTCCGATCCGCAGCGCCGAGGGGCGCCGCATCCGCGCGGCTTTCATCGCGCCGCGCGATCACCTGATTGTCTCGGCCGACTACTCGCAGATCGAGCTGCGCATCATGGCCCACCTGTCGTCCGACGCCCGTCTGCTCGAAGCCTTTGCCCAAGGTGAAGACGTCCACCGCGCCACGGCGGCCGAGGTCTTTGGTGTGACGCCCGACGAGGTCAGCAGCGAGCAGCGCCGCTACGCCAAGGTGATCAACTTTGGACTGATCTACGGCATGAGCGCCCACGGACTGGCAAAGAACCTCGGCATCGAACGCGCGGCCGCGCAAACCTGGATCGACCGCTACTTTGCCCGCTACCCGGGCGTTGCGGATTACATGGAGCGCATCAAGGCCGAGGCCAAGGACAAAGGCTACGTCGAGACCGTCTTCGGCCGTCGGCTCTATCTTCCCGATATCCGCGCCAGTCAGGCCGGGCGCCGGCAGGCCGCCGAGCGCGCTGCGATCAACGCGCCGATGCAGGGCACGGCGGCAGACCTGATCAAGAAGTCAATGATCGCGGTGCACGCCTGGCTGGCCGGCTCGACCCTCAAGTCACGCCTGGTGCTGCAAGTGCATGACGAACTGGTGCTGGAAGTGCCCGCAGATGAGCTGGATATCATCCGTGCCGAACTGCCGAAGCTGATGGGCGGCGTGGCCGATCTCGCCGTGCCGCTGCTGGTGGAGGTGGGGGCGGGGGATAACTGGGATGAGGCGCATTGA